One part of the Salvelinus sp. IW2-2015 linkage group LG28, ASM291031v2, whole genome shotgun sequence genome encodes these proteins:
- the LOC111954598 gene encoding syndecan-1: MRTLLISTLLFAMGACLPAITTSYSIPPDDLDGSGHDLESSGSGSGEWAEVSKGSVRFTTISTFTMTMSEDDLMFNAIDEEDKTVPIIMTDNTRNKISEDSDLTFDKRPKLDDNNGSAIGNVAKSGGLLENKEALAAIIAGGVVGLALAASLLTLMVYNMKKKDEGGYTVNQKNKSNGGYQKPKTKEEFIA; encoded by the exons ATGAGGACTTTACTGATTTCCACTTTACTGTTTGCTATGGGTGCATGTTTACCTGCAATAACCACATCG TATTCTATTCCTCCAGACGACCTGGATGGATCGGGACATGATCTGGAAAGTTCTGGCTCAGGTTCAGGGGAATGGGCAGAAG TGTCCAAAGGCTCAGTAAGGTTTACCACAATCTcaacatttacaatgacaatGAGTGAAGATGACTTAATGTTCAATGCCATTGATGAAGAGGATAAAACCGTCCCAATTATAATGACAGACAACACCAGAAATAAAATATCA GAGGACTCAGACTTGACCTTTGACAAAAGGCCTAAGCTAGATGACAACAACGGATCAGCCATTGGCAATGTGGCAAAGAGCGGGGGTCTTCTAGAAAACAAAGAAGCGCTTGCAG CTATTATTGCAGGAGGAGTGGTGGGACTGGCCTTGGCTGCCTCCCTGTTAACACTCATGGTCTATAACATGAAGAAGAAAGATGAGGGAGGCTACACTGTCAACCAGAAAAACAAGTCGAACGGAGGATATCAGAAACCGAAGACCAAGGAGGAGTTTATTGCATAA